In Aminobacterium sp. MB27-C1, a single genomic region encodes these proteins:
- the ade gene encoding adenine deaminase — protein MNIKKMLAVARGELAADVVIKNAKVANVFSLEFEKKDVAIYDGYIVGIGTGYYGKEEVDAKNAVLAPGFIEGHCHIESTMLTPAGFAEMVLPRGTTTVIADPHEIANTCGMEGLSFMYEESLHLPLDIFLTAPSCVPASPFETPREELDALAIKRTYEEGWCTTLGEVMNYPAVIHGDAEMWGKIFASWDVVRSGHAPGVTGKELCAYLLSGCSSDHESSTKEEGLEKLRRGMWLMIRQGATEHNLEELLPLIKENEARSSCAMFVSDDLTANHLQTKGHLDETLRLSIKKGLSPLVALRMVTLSPARYFRLFDRGAVAPGYIADLVLLDSLETCNVINVWKKGKKVVENRELLGAPFKREHNYPQSSEVFHIPTVEDISIEPSGNKKIRLIGFRRGQVVTTHLIENPTITNGKVTADKKRDIAKIVVVDKNSDSRRFFTGFVKGLDLKKGALASSVAHDAHNFIAAGMDDISIITALRELRNLGGGLVVASGDQILASLPLPVGGLMSDSTASDVILAIEDVEKAAETLGTSITHPFMAMSFLSLSVIPELKITDQGYVDLNRGGCMSLFVEDEHYN, from the coding sequence GTGAATATAAAAAAGATGTTAGCAGTAGCAAGGGGAGAATTAGCAGCTGACGTAGTTATCAAGAATGCGAAAGTAGCAAATGTCTTTTCTCTTGAATTTGAGAAAAAGGATGTAGCCATTTACGATGGTTATATTGTTGGTATTGGTACAGGATATTATGGAAAAGAGGAAGTCGACGCGAAGAATGCCGTGCTTGCTCCCGGTTTTATTGAAGGTCATTGTCATATAGAGAGTACCATGCTTACTCCCGCAGGCTTTGCTGAAATGGTTTTACCTCGGGGAACAACAACCGTTATTGCTGATCCCCATGAAATAGCCAATACATGTGGCATGGAGGGACTTTCATTTATGTATGAGGAGTCACTTCATTTACCCCTAGACATTTTTTTGACGGCACCTTCGTGTGTTCCCGCCTCACCCTTTGAAACTCCTCGCGAGGAACTTGACGCTTTGGCTATAAAAAGGACTTACGAAGAGGGTTGGTGTACTACTCTTGGAGAAGTGATGAACTATCCTGCTGTTATACATGGTGATGCAGAAATGTGGGGAAAAATATTTGCATCTTGGGATGTAGTGCGAAGTGGTCATGCTCCAGGAGTAACAGGGAAGGAGTTGTGCGCTTATTTGTTAAGTGGGTGCTCCAGTGATCATGAAAGTTCGACGAAAGAAGAGGGGTTGGAAAAACTTAGACGCGGAATGTGGCTCATGATCCGCCAAGGTGCAACAGAACATAACTTAGAAGAGTTACTACCTCTTATTAAGGAAAATGAAGCACGCTCTTCATGCGCTATGTTTGTGAGCGATGACTTAACTGCAAATCATCTTCAGACAAAAGGACATTTAGACGAAACACTTCGTCTTTCTATAAAAAAGGGTCTTTCCCCTCTTGTTGCTCTTCGGATGGTAACGCTTTCTCCTGCCCGTTATTTTAGACTTTTTGACCGAGGGGCAGTTGCTCCTGGCTATATTGCCGATCTCGTGTTATTAGATTCTCTTGAAACATGTAATGTTATCAATGTTTGGAAAAAGGGGAAAAAAGTGGTTGAAAACAGAGAATTACTTGGAGCGCCCTTTAAACGTGAACATAATTATCCTCAAAGTAGCGAAGTCTTCCATATCCCTACAGTGGAAGATATTTCCATAGAACCTTCCGGTAATAAAAAAATCAGGCTTATTGGTTTTAGAAGGGGACAAGTTGTTACTACACATCTAATTGAAAATCCTACAATCACAAATGGAAAAGTTACTGCGGACAAGAAGAGGGATATTGCAAAAATAGTTGTTGTCGATAAAAATAGCGATAGTCGACGTTTCTTTACCGGTTTCGTGAAGGGACTTGATCTTAAAAAAGGAGCACTTGCCTCTTCAGTTGCTCATGACGCTCATAATTTTATTGCTGCTGGAATGGACGATATATCTATAATAACGGCCTTGAGAGAGCTTCGAAATTTAGGCGGAGGTTTAGTCGTGGCGTCAGGGGATCAGATTTTGGCTTCACTTCCTTTGCCAGTAGGGGGACTTATGAGCGATTCAACAGCTTCCGATGTTATACTTGCTATTGAAGATGTAGAAAAAGCAGCAGAAACTTTGGGGACTTCAATTACACATCCTTTTATGGCTATGAGTTTCCTTTCTCTTAGCGTTATCCCAGAACTTAAAATTACAGATCAGGGATATGTGGACTTGAACAGAGGGGGCTGTATGTCACTTTTTGTGGAAGATGAGCACTATAACTAA
- a CDS encoding alanine racemase, which yields MSLWPRLIVQREKIAYNAAHVVSLCRQWNIGVYGVAKGACANEDIVRIMVENGCEGIADSRIENLYRLRKEMCLPVPIMMLRPPMMSEIPEVVELCDSSVVSMIETIQAIDAECSLQKKRHNVLLMIDLGDLREGIWPDELEQIASVLKKCRFIDCLGVGVNFGCFGGVLPSRKKLETLGSLKKKLEEYLECSVPLCSGGATSSLSLLDDGTMPSCINSLRIGEAILLGTDSSGGKTFPYLLRNTIFLEAEVIEVKRKPSVPLGTIAADAFGDIPVFVDKGVRLRALAAIGKQDARIDALLPCDKGIEILGASSDHMVLDVEECDRKLCVGDKIRFSVKYGALLALTTSPYVSIHVTE from the coding sequence ATGAGTCTTTGGCCTCGTCTCATAGTTCAACGTGAGAAAATTGCCTACAATGCTGCCCACGTTGTTTCATTGTGTCGTCAATGGAATATAGGAGTTTACGGTGTAGCAAAAGGAGCCTGTGCCAATGAAGATATTGTCCGTATTATGGTTGAGAATGGGTGTGAAGGAATAGCTGATAGTCGTATAGAAAATTTATATCGACTACGTAAAGAAATGTGCCTTCCTGTTCCCATAATGATGCTGCGGCCTCCTATGATGAGTGAAATTCCTGAAGTTGTGGAACTTTGTGACTCATCTGTTGTTTCGATGATTGAGACAATACAAGCAATTGATGCAGAGTGCAGCTTACAAAAGAAAAGGCATAACGTGTTACTCATGATCGATTTGGGTGATTTACGAGAGGGCATATGGCCAGACGAATTAGAACAGATAGCCTCTGTCCTGAAGAAGTGTCGCTTCATAGATTGTCTAGGCGTCGGTGTGAATTTTGGATGTTTTGGAGGAGTGCTTCCTTCTCGAAAAAAATTGGAAACATTAGGTTCCCTTAAAAAAAAGTTAGAAGAATACTTGGAGTGTAGTGTCCCCTTGTGTTCAGGAGGTGCCACATCATCTTTGTCTCTTCTTGACGATGGTACTATGCCTTCTTGCATCAATTCGTTGAGAATAGGAGAGGCTATTTTGCTTGGAACGGACTCGTCAGGAGGCAAAACGTTCCCATATTTACTACGGAACACTATATTTTTAGAAGCAGAAGTGATAGAAGTAAAGAGAAAACCTAGCGTTCCTTTAGGAACAATTGCTGCAGATGCTTTTGGCGACATCCCCGTTTTTGTTGATAAAGGAGTTCGATTGCGTGCTCTCGCAGCCATTGGCAAGCAAGATGCAAGAATAGATGCTCTTTTGCCTTGTGATAAAGGAATTGAAATTTTAGGTGCGTCAAGTGATCATATGGTTCTTGATGTGGAAGAGTGTGACAGAAAACTATGTGTAGGAGATAAAATACGATTTTCAGTAAAATATGGGGCTTTACTTGCGTTAACAACATCTCCGTATGTTTCTATCCATGTTACTGAATAG
- a CDS encoding YbbR-like domain-containing protein, translating to MTPGNRKIDVLLSSPHFLRIISIVIAVLLWFYVSGDRANEIVKTFRCQVDFLNVPSQTILKPETKTVEVSVSGSRRVLDSLQQGSILCEVDTKGLSLGKYRLAVRAIVPKDVKVVGINPSQIALEMIRYVDRLVPVEVVVKEGLPSGIYLESVHIMPKDVTVKGIEKDLARIESVRISPTLEQLKSGEEITLPVEIVKSQPFEDEVTIDPGQIKVTAVLAQGLPKKKVPVNVQVIGEPDSDYSVKAIVVEPSEVEVEGPYPRLGKVTRLETETIDITGLAQEQSMIVPLKPLDDSLLKYTGASSVRVNILLKPYTVSKLLTNVGVEVEGNSIYPGWSVEPNTVNITIEGIPSEIEKISETDFPIQPYVNVTNIVSRKLMVPVQIRNTSSSIRVVKVDPSRVTVRAEVE from the coding sequence ATGACACCTGGAAATAGAAAAATAGATGTACTTTTGTCTTCTCCTCACTTTTTGAGGATAATATCTATCGTCATTGCAGTCCTTCTCTGGTTTTATGTCTCGGGAGACAGGGCTAATGAGATTGTAAAAACCTTCAGATGTCAGGTCGATTTTTTAAATGTTCCTTCGCAAACTATATTAAAACCAGAGACAAAGACGGTAGAGGTTAGTGTTTCTGGAAGCCGAAGGGTTTTAGATAGTCTACAACAGGGTAGTATCTTGTGTGAAGTCGATACTAAGGGGCTTTCTCTGGGTAAATATAGATTGGCAGTGCGCGCTATTGTACCTAAAGATGTTAAAGTCGTAGGTATAAATCCATCACAAATTGCTTTAGAAATGATACGATATGTAGATCGTCTTGTTCCTGTAGAAGTAGTGGTAAAAGAGGGGTTACCCTCAGGGATTTATCTTGAGTCTGTGCATATTATGCCTAAAGATGTCACTGTCAAAGGAATTGAAAAAGACCTTGCACGTATAGAAAGTGTACGAATATCTCCAACTCTCGAACAGTTAAAAAGTGGTGAGGAAATAACGCTTCCCGTAGAAATCGTGAAATCTCAACCTTTTGAGGATGAAGTAACGATTGATCCGGGCCAAATCAAAGTTACCGCTGTGTTAGCTCAAGGGTTACCTAAAAAGAAAGTTCCAGTGAATGTACAGGTTATTGGAGAGCCTGATTCTGATTATTCTGTGAAAGCTATAGTCGTGGAGCCGTCTGAAGTTGAAGTAGAAGGACCATATCCACGATTAGGCAAAGTGACTCGTCTTGAGACCGAAACCATCGATATTACAGGTCTTGCTCAAGAGCAGAGTATGATCGTTCCTTTAAAACCATTAGACGATTCATTGTTGAAATACACGGGAGCTTCATCTGTAAGAGTTAATATTCTTTTAAAACCATACACCGTGTCGAAACTTCTTACAAATGTAGGGGTGGAAGTTGAAGGTAATAGCATATATCCAGGTTGGAGCGTCGAACCAAACACTGTTAATATCACTATAGAAGGAATTCCATCGGAAATAGAAAAAATAAGTGAAACCGATTTTCCTATACAACCGTATGTTAACGTAACAAACATAGTTTCGAGAAAGCTTATGGTTCCTGTGCAAATACGAAATACATCGTCAAGTATTCGAGTTGTCAAGGTGGACCCTTCACGAGTTACTGTGCGTGCGGAAGTGGAGTAA
- the glmM gene encoding phosphoglucosamine mutase — MKVLEESEKKVRCLFGTDGVRDVANRGAMTPEMALRLGRSYVLYLTERGIPRPRILIGRDTRRSGKMLENALVAGMLSAGAKVLTLGVIPTPGVSFAIKHIQAQGGVVISASHNPAEYNGIKFLNHEGHKLNDDAEASIEEYLGDNLIDDWRPTGASIGEVTEREDIVQAYAQWLATLISESKVLDRSISFDCAHGAAVPIIHAINKVVDHSHWFISGDAPDGLNINEGVGVMNMAHLASQVKSNGTEVGIAYDGDADRVLLTDSRGRVLDGDIILWVLARWLTKREKLGNGLVATVMSNLALEEHLRRENIDVFRCPVGDRYVLEMMKFRGASLGGEQSGHIIIKEFTSTGDGICTGFTFLRACSDLGEDINTLVDRFDRYPQLLRNVEICKGKDVDPAFITDISQEANRKLMGQGRVLIRASGTEPLMRVLVEAKDHKLMEDISKDLVGQIQMKCC; from the coding sequence GTGAAGGTTTTGGAGGAAAGCGAAAAAAAAGTACGTTGTCTTTTCGGCACTGATGGCGTAAGAGATGTGGCAAATCGAGGAGCTATGACTCCTGAAATGGCGTTGCGTCTTGGGCGGTCGTATGTGCTGTACCTGACAGAAAGAGGAATCCCTCGTCCAAGAATTCTTATCGGAAGAGACACTCGTCGTTCAGGTAAAATGTTAGAAAATGCTTTAGTGGCAGGGATGCTTTCAGCCGGTGCAAAAGTTTTAACTTTGGGGGTTATTCCTACGCCGGGGGTCAGTTTCGCGATAAAGCATATTCAGGCTCAGGGTGGAGTGGTTATTAGCGCTTCTCATAATCCTGCAGAATATAATGGCATCAAATTTCTGAATCATGAAGGGCATAAACTGAATGATGATGCAGAGGCATCTATAGAAGAATACTTGGGAGATAATCTTATTGATGATTGGCGTCCTACCGGGGCATCCATTGGTGAAGTTACTGAAAGAGAAGATATAGTTCAGGCCTATGCGCAGTGGCTAGCAACTCTTATTTCAGAATCGAAGGTACTTGATCGTTCCATATCTTTCGATTGTGCTCACGGTGCAGCCGTTCCTATTATTCATGCTATCAATAAAGTAGTAGATCATTCTCATTGGTTTATATCTGGAGATGCTCCTGACGGCCTTAATATTAACGAAGGCGTAGGAGTTATGAATATGGCTCATCTCGCTTCTCAGGTAAAAAGTAACGGAACAGAAGTTGGCATTGCCTATGATGGAGATGCAGATAGAGTTCTTTTGACAGATTCGCGAGGACGCGTTCTTGATGGCGATATTATTCTTTGGGTTCTTGCCCGCTGGCTTACGAAAAGAGAAAAACTCGGAAACGGTCTTGTTGCAACAGTAATGAGTAATCTTGCCTTGGAGGAACACCTGCGAAGGGAAAATATTGACGTATTTAGATGCCCTGTTGGCGACCGTTATGTTTTAGAGATGATGAAATTCCGTGGAGCTTCTTTGGGTGGAGAGCAATCGGGACATATTATTATTAAGGAATTTACATCTACAGGCGATGGTATCTGTACAGGATTCACCTTCCTGAGGGCTTGTTCCGATTTAGGAGAAGATATTAATACTCTTGTTGATCGTTTTGATCGTTACCCTCAGCTTTTAAGAAATGTTGAAATTTGTAAAGGTAAAGATGTTGATCCGGCTTTTATTACCGATATCTCTCAAGAGGCGAATAGAAAACTGATGGGCCAGGGGAGAGTTCTTATTCGTGCATCTGGAACAGAACCCCTTATGAGGGTTCTTGTAGAGGCAAAAGATCATAAGTTGATGGAAGATATTTCAAAGGATCTGGTCGGTCAGATACAGATGAAGTGTTGTTAG
- the cdaA gene encoding diadenylate cyclase CdaA has translation MLDLFRWHDILDIVIIAVIIHRLLLLLVGTRAMQLVKGLLILGVVASLARFFELRTLSWFLGKVLGVLIIAIPIVFQPELRRMLEELGRGNIWRRKRAQKKAEALSQEITRALGYLKGQKIGALMVLQRETGLRDFWSTAVKLNAEISQELIIAIFWPDNPLHDGAVIIDRDMIISAGTYLPLTENTDLSRWIGTRHRAALGVTEVSDAIALIVSEERGEISLAINGHLSRNLKENQVYKLLLHYFGAEEKEKRSFLDRIHEDIRSLWQ, from the coding sequence ATGCTAGATTTATTTCGATGGCATGACATTCTTGATATTGTCATCATAGCTGTTATTATCCATCGTTTATTACTTTTGCTTGTCGGAACGCGTGCAATGCAACTTGTGAAAGGGTTGCTGATTCTTGGTGTTGTTGCATCTCTGGCCAGGTTTTTTGAGCTTCGAACGTTGTCATGGTTCTTAGGGAAAGTCCTTGGAGTTTTGATCATTGCTATTCCTATCGTTTTTCAACCAGAACTCAGACGTATGCTTGAGGAACTTGGACGTGGCAATATTTGGAGAAGGAAACGTGCCCAAAAAAAAGCGGAAGCACTCAGTCAGGAGATTACAAGGGCTTTGGGATATTTGAAAGGCCAGAAAATTGGAGCCCTTATGGTGTTACAAAGAGAGACTGGCTTGAGAGATTTTTGGAGTACTGCAGTTAAGTTGAATGCAGAAATATCGCAGGAGCTCATTATCGCTATTTTTTGGCCTGACAATCCCCTTCATGATGGAGCTGTCATTATTGATAGAGATATGATTATTTCTGCCGGAACGTATCTGCCTTTGACGGAAAATACAGATCTTTCAAGATGGATTGGTACTCGTCATCGAGCAGCTCTTGGTGTAACTGAGGTTTCTGATGCTATTGCGCTCATTGTTTCAGAGGAACGAGGAGAAATTTCCTTAGCTATTAATGGGCATTTATCTAGAAATTTAAAGGAAAATCAAGTATATAAGCTTCTCTTGCACTATTTTGGGGCTGAAGAAAAAGAGAAACGCTCATTTCTTGATAGAATACACGAAGATATACGGTCGCTGTGGCAATAG
- the glmS gene encoding glutamine--fructose-6-phosphate transaminase (isomerizing), whose product MCGIVGYVGWRNATDVLLDGMKRLEYRGYDSAGIAVNDGDDIRVIKEVGKVQQLEKLMSSQNVLGHLGIGHTRWATHGGVTVVNAHPHWDGDKQIVLVHNGIIENYREIRDELLHQGIEFTTETDTEVVAKLLSQLYGVKKDIIPSLVSLYKRLRGSFALAILVKNQPDSIYCVRKGSPLVVGQGEKESFCASDVPALLPYTQSVFYMNDGDIAFLSPQGIKFWDESGQSLTKKAQTIDWDISMVDKGGYSHFMMKEINEQGAVLRNTLKDRISENSVDLSKELAWTKDTLAHIKRIHIVACGTSYYAALVAERLMEELLPVDIRVDVASEYRYRPMPLGEDTLSIFVSQSGETADTLAAERLARGKGAMCVAITNGQGSTLAREVDHVLLLKAGPEIGVAATKTFTGQLGVLYLLGLYIAKLWGTLSSSEEERIIKGLLNLPYQLEEILERQESLHHIAEKYASLRDFLYLGRGRSFPIALEGALKLKEISYVHAEAYAAGEMKHGPIALLESEVPVVVIAPQDGLYEKLYSNILEAKARKSPIFAIATRGDRDIEDVSEDVFYVPPTEAELYPFLAVLPLQIFAYYVARIRGCDIDQPRNLAKSVTVE is encoded by the coding sequence GTGTGCGGAATTGTTGGCTATGTAGGATGGCGAAATGCTACTGATGTTTTGCTAGATGGAATGAAGCGCCTCGAATACCGCGGTTACGATTCTGCAGGTATAGCCGTAAATGATGGCGATGATATTCGTGTTATTAAAGAAGTTGGGAAAGTCCAGCAACTAGAAAAATTAATGTCTTCTCAAAATGTGCTGGGACATTTAGGTATTGGGCATACCAGATGGGCCACTCATGGAGGAGTAACAGTGGTTAACGCTCACCCTCATTGGGATGGTGATAAACAGATTGTTCTTGTTCATAATGGGATAATTGAAAATTATAGAGAAATTAGAGACGAACTCTTACATCAGGGAATAGAATTTACGACAGAAACAGATACGGAAGTAGTGGCCAAGCTTCTTTCTCAATTATACGGAGTGAAGAAGGATATTATCCCTTCTCTTGTTTCTCTTTATAAAAGGCTTCGAGGTTCCTTTGCCCTTGCCATTCTTGTGAAGAATCAGCCAGATTCAATTTACTGTGTAAGAAAAGGATCTCCTCTTGTTGTAGGCCAGGGAGAAAAAGAGTCTTTTTGTGCCTCTGACGTTCCGGCTTTGCTCCCTTACACCCAAAGTGTTTTCTATATGAACGACGGTGATATTGCATTCCTATCTCCTCAAGGGATTAAATTTTGGGACGAGTCGGGGCAATCCCTTACTAAAAAAGCTCAGACGATTGACTGGGATATATCCATGGTCGATAAAGGCGGATATTCTCACTTCATGATGAAGGAAATTAACGAGCAAGGTGCAGTGCTACGAAATACTCTGAAAGACAGAATATCTGAAAATTCAGTAGATCTATCTAAAGAGCTTGCTTGGACGAAAGATACACTTGCTCATATTAAAAGGATTCATATTGTAGCTTGTGGCACTTCTTACTACGCAGCCTTAGTCGCAGAGCGATTAATGGAAGAACTTTTGCCTGTTGACATTCGTGTTGATGTTGCATCTGAGTATCGTTATAGGCCCATGCCTTTAGGTGAGGACACATTATCAATTTTTGTTTCTCAGTCTGGAGAAACGGCTGATACTCTTGCTGCAGAGCGATTGGCTAGGGGAAAAGGGGCAATGTGCGTTGCCATTACAAATGGGCAGGGATCAACACTCGCTCGAGAAGTGGATCACGTTCTTCTTCTGAAAGCAGGCCCGGAAATAGGTGTGGCTGCGACAAAAACCTTTACAGGACAGCTGGGAGTTCTTTATCTTTTAGGCCTTTATATCGCCAAATTATGGGGAACTCTTTCATCTAGTGAAGAAGAGAGAATAATCAAGGGACTTCTAAATTTACCTTATCAGCTGGAAGAAATTCTTGAGCGGCAGGAATCATTACATCACATTGCGGAGAAATACGCCTCTTTACGAGATTTCTTGTACCTTGGACGAGGGCGTTCTTTCCCAATTGCATTGGAAGGGGCACTCAAACTAAAGGAAATATCTTATGTCCATGCAGAGGCTTATGCAGCTGGGGAAATGAAGCACGGTCCTATTGCTTTACTGGAAAGTGAGGTCCCCGTTGTTGTTATAGCACCGCAAGATGGTCTATATGAAAAACTATACTCAAACATTTTAGAGGCAAAAGCTCGAAAATCTCCAATATTTGCTATAGCCACTCGTGGAGATAGAGATATAGAAGATGTTTCGGAAGATGTTTTTTATGTTCCCCCAACAGAGGCAGAACTCTATCCGTTTTTAGCGGTTCTTCCATTGCAAATTTTTGCCTACTATGTTGCACGAATCAGAGGGTGCGATATCGATCAACCGCGAAATTTAGCTAAAAGCGTTACAGTAGAGTAA
- a CDS encoding deoxyribonuclease IV, translating into MPLIGAHVSIAGGLERAIERGEDLECEAIQMFTKNQLQWHSTPISMSRAERFLHAWRRSGIQQVVVHASYLINLASPDETREKSIVALTEEVERCDMLGIDEIVVHPGSSRGRPRDEGIGKLVNSLGQVLQRTSVTRVRILIETMAGQGSILGSSLDELKSVLDHFPQNERLGLCLDTCHLFAAGYELRTFEAYERFVSSLMGKIGLERVGCWHLNDSAHARNSHLDRHQHIGEGELGVLPFSFIVNDSRWNGIPALLETPQNGLGNKGNLTVLRKLRGG; encoded by the coding sequence ATGCCTTTAATCGGCGCTCACGTTTCCATTGCAGGTGGTCTTGAACGAGCAATAGAACGTGGCGAGGATCTTGAATGTGAAGCTATACAGATGTTTACCAAAAATCAGTTACAATGGCATAGTACTCCTATCTCTATGTCTCGGGCAGAACGTTTTTTACATGCATGGCGGCGGAGTGGTATACAACAAGTTGTTGTTCATGCTTCATATCTTATCAACCTTGCATCACCAGATGAAACTCGAGAAAAAAGTATAGTTGCTCTTACTGAAGAGGTAGAACGTTGCGATATGCTTGGTATTGATGAAATTGTTGTTCATCCAGGATCATCTCGGGGGCGACCTCGTGATGAAGGAATAGGAAAGCTTGTTAACAGTTTAGGGCAGGTGTTACAACGCACATCTGTGACAAGAGTTCGGATTCTTATTGAAACTATGGCAGGGCAAGGAAGTATATTAGGAAGTTCTCTCGACGAATTGAAGTCTGTGCTTGATCATTTTCCTCAAAATGAACGTTTAGGATTGTGTCTCGATACGTGTCATCTCTTTGCTGCAGGATACGAATTGCGAACTTTTGAAGCTTATGAGCGTTTTGTCTCGTCTCTTATGGGTAAAATAGGACTTGAACGAGTTGGATGTTGGCATTTAAATGACAGTGCTCATGCTCGTAATAGTCATCTTGACAGACATCAACATATTGGAGAAGGAGAGTTAGGGGTTTTGCCCTTTTCTTTCATAGTCAATGACAGTAGATGGAACGGGATACCGGCATTACTGGAAACACCACAAAATGGACTGGGAAATAAAGGAAATCTTACTGTACTTCGTAAATTAAGAGGAGGGTAA
- the galU gene encoding UTP--glucose-1-phosphate uridylyltransferase GalU: MSKKIITKCLFPAAGLGTRFLPATKDIPKEMLPLVDRPIISYGVEEAIAAGCTDMVIVTSRSKRCIEDYFDRTWELEKILAERGKKEYLELVQKIPQVARFAYTRQAEPLGLGHAVLCGEAFCEGQYFGVILPDDVMIARPSVLAQLISVQEQLGGSVIALEEVPEEETSRYGIVEADMVQEGIFRIENLVEKPAKGTAPSNLAVMGRYVLSPRIFAILKDVQPGAGGEIQLTDALKQLLREEPLWGVVYKGQRLDCGTQKGWLHANIELALKDSSLRDIVLQTVSAFREDDK, translated from the coding sequence ATGTCAAAAAAGATAATAACAAAGTGCCTATTCCCTGCAGCGGGGCTAGGCACTCGTTTTCTACCTGCAACCAAAGATATTCCTAAAGAGATGCTTCCTCTCGTGGATAGACCGATTATCTCCTACGGAGTAGAGGAAGCCATAGCGGCAGGTTGTACCGATATGGTCATTGTTACAAGCCGATCAAAACGTTGCATTGAAGATTATTTTGATCGGACATGGGAATTAGAGAAAATTCTCGCAGAACGTGGAAAAAAGGAATATCTTGAACTTGTGCAAAAAATTCCTCAAGTGGCGCGTTTTGCCTATACACGACAAGCGGAGCCTTTAGGGCTGGGTCATGCTGTCCTTTGTGGAGAGGCTTTTTGTGAGGGCCAATATTTTGGTGTTATTCTACCTGACGATGTAATGATTGCTCGTCCTTCTGTTCTTGCGCAACTTATTTCTGTTCAAGAGCAATTAGGAGGAAGTGTTATTGCTCTCGAAGAAGTGCCGGAAGAAGAAACTTCTCGTTATGGGATTGTTGAAGCTGATATGGTTCAGGAAGGTATCTTCAGAATAGAAAATTTAGTTGAAAAACCGGCAAAAGGAACAGCACCGAGTAATTTAGCGGTAATGGGGCGCTACGTTCTTTCACCAAGAATTTTTGCTATTTTGAAAGATGTTCAGCCAGGTGCTGGCGGAGAGATACAGTTGACGGACGCTTTGAAACAATTGTTAAGAGAGGAGCCATTGTGGGGAGTTGTTTATAAGGGGCAACGCCTCGATTGTGGAACTCAAAAGGGTTGGCTGCATGCAAATATTGAATTGGCTCTGAAAGATTCTTCTTTACGTGATATAGTACTGCAAACTGTGAGTGCCTTTAGGGAGGATGATAAATGA
- a CDS encoding CoA pyrophosphatase produces MAIDDFSGKRCNMQTSFPPWNYLLTLDGKRLSAVLVPLFRSEKGYKVLFLERPYFMKRHGGEMCFPGGERDDFDRGPLETALRETEEEIGLEREYIEPIYLMEPQKAVTSGFAVYPVVGVISDETLMSRLKLSHEEVAGIAFMQLDSIPVIPEIYKIEHEGIQFETPRYDLPDGRIIWGVTAFILYRFITMLRKGEINLCL; encoded by the coding sequence ATGGCAATAGATGATTTTTCAGGGAAAAGATGCAATATGCAAACCTCTTTTCCTCCATGGAATTACTTACTTACATTAGATGGGAAACGGCTTAGTGCTGTCCTTGTACCTCTTTTCCGATCAGAAAAGGGGTATAAAGTTCTTTTTTTAGAACGTCCCTACTTTATGAAGCGTCATGGCGGCGAAATGTGTTTCCCAGGAGGAGAACGGGATGATTTTGACAGAGGCCCTCTTGAAACAGCGTTGCGGGAAACAGAGGAAGAGATTGGTTTAGAACGAGAGTATATAGAGCCTATATATCTTATGGAACCCCAAAAAGCAGTGACAAGCGGTTTTGCCGTCTATCCTGTTGTAGGTGTGATTTCAGATGAGACTCTCATGTCGAGACTTAAGCTTTCTCATGAAGAGGTTGCCGGCATAGCATTTATGCAACTGGATTCTATCCCAGTTATTCCTGAAATATATAAGATTGAACATGAAGGAATACAGTTTGAGACCCCGCGCTATGATCTTCCTGATGGAAGGATAATATGGGGTGTCACTGCCTTCATATTGTATCGATTTATAACTATGTTACGTAAGGGAGAAATTAATTTATGCCTTTAA